In a genomic window of Deinococcus roseus:
- a CDS encoding peroxiredoxin gives MTKLEAQQQMPDFELQDQNGTTHRLADYRGRHVVLYVYPKDDTPGCTQEACDFRDSLELKQLGAQVLGLSKDDQDSHAAFAEKFSLPFPLLSDLTGDYINEIGAWGPKNNYGKITEGIKRTTFVIDPEGKIVKAWYMVKVEGHTEAVLKAIRADLEKRPA, from the coding sequence GTGACCAAGCTCGAAGCCCAACAACAGATGCCTGACTTTGAATTGCAGGACCAGAACGGCACCACCCACCGCCTTGCAGATTACCGGGGGCGTCATGTGGTGCTTTACGTTTACCCCAAAGACGACACGCCCGGTTGCACGCAGGAGGCCTGTGATTTCCGGGACAGTCTGGAACTCAAGCAGCTCGGGGCTCAGGTGCTGGGCCTCAGCAAGGACGATCAGGACAGCCATGCGGCTTTTGCAGAGAAGTTCAGCCTGCCTTTCCCGCTGCTTTCAGACCTGACCGGAGATTACATCAATGAAATCGGGGCCTGGGGTCCCAAAAACAACTATGGCAAGATCACAGAGGGCATCAAGCGCACCACCTTTGTGATTGACCCCGAAGGCAAAATCGTGAAAGCCTGGTACATGGTGAAAGTGGAGGGGCACACCGAGGCCGTTCTGAAAGCCATCCGTGCAGACCTGGAAAAGAGACCTGCATGA
- a CDS encoding glycoside hydrolase family 36 protein, whose amino-acid sequence MQDRLTTQTHTWILPAQPYQILLNGYQSWSDADLRDLSDVQQRPILDELVKQGYDIQFPPSGEKGIWRSHHLIALITESGAYVGFALSAKTSVSCWEARIEAEKVTVTLLTDGPPEEVVFEWTDAPIERIEELSRQFAHNMQAPQWKPVRVWCSWYSYYRNITEHDFLENARLARELSLPFDCFQLDDGYQNDLGDWLEKRPSFQGDVARIPAQIEALGFKAGLWIAPFIASPTSQLFRDHPDWFLKDEKGQPVVAGDNWDNDYYALDLSQQEVLDWLEELACTFKSHGYTYFKLDFLFAGALPGVRRGGLSRTEAYRKGLEAFKRGAGDAFILGCGAPLAQSVGLVDAMRIGPDVAPVWDDGSRRRWVKDGSHPSLKGTLQTCLSRFYQYHWYMPDPDVMIARQKLSLLSDMEREALLRLLQVCGGLLASSDPLMLLEKQDLDVLRTSLDFQPRDLPRTLQERFGVAPTHYHTVTFNLTEDLQDGIFPHGSRVERVLERV is encoded by the coding sequence ATGCAAGACCGCCTGACCACACAGACCCACACCTGGATTCTTCCCGCACAGCCCTACCAGATCCTGCTCAATGGTTACCAGAGCTGGAGCGACGCAGACCTCAGGGACCTCTCCGATGTGCAGCAAAGGCCCATTCTGGATGAACTGGTCAAACAGGGTTACGACATCCAGTTCCCGCCCAGTGGAGAAAAAGGCATCTGGCGCAGCCACCACCTGATTGCCCTCATCACCGAAAGTGGGGCTTACGTGGGTTTTGCCCTCTCTGCAAAAACCAGTGTGAGCTGCTGGGAGGCCCGCATCGAAGCCGAAAAAGTCACCGTCACCCTGCTGACAGACGGCCCCCCGGAAGAAGTGGTCTTTGAATGGACCGATGCCCCCATTGAGCGCATTGAAGAACTGTCCCGGCAATTTGCCCACAACATGCAGGCCCCACAGTGGAAGCCAGTGAGGGTGTGGTGCAGCTGGTACTCCTACTACCGCAACATCACCGAACATGACTTTCTGGAAAATGCCCGTCTGGCAAGAGAGCTGAGCCTCCCCTTCGATTGTTTCCAGCTGGACGATGGCTATCAGAACGACCTCGGAGACTGGCTGGAAAAGCGCCCCTCCTTCCAGGGCGATGTGGCCCGCATCCCGGCCCAGATTGAAGCGCTCGGTTTCAAAGCAGGCCTGTGGATTGCCCCCTTCATTGCCAGCCCCACCAGCCAGCTTTTCCGGGACCACCCAGACTGGTTCCTGAAAGACGAAAAGGGCCAGCCTGTGGTTGCAGGAGACAACTGGGACAACGATTACTACGCTCTGGACCTCTCCCAGCAGGAGGTGCTGGACTGGCTGGAGGAGCTCGCCTGCACCTTCAAAAGCCATGGGTACACCTACTTCAAGCTGGATTTCCTGTTCGCAGGAGCCCTGCCAGGGGTGCGCCGGGGTGGCCTCAGCAGAACCGAAGCCTACCGCAAAGGCCTGGAAGCTTTCAAAAGAGGCGCTGGAGATGCGTTCATTCTTGGCTGCGGCGCACCGCTCGCCCAGAGCGTCGGGCTGGTGGACGCCATGCGCATCGGACCCGACGTGGCCCCGGTCTGGGACGATGGTTCCAGGCGCAGGTGGGTCAAAGACGGCAGCCACCCCAGCCTGAAAGGCACCCTGCAAACCTGCCTGAGTCGTTTTTACCAGTACCACTGGTACATGCCCGACCCGGACGTGATGATCGCCCGCCAGAAACTCAGCCTGCTCAGTGACATGGAAAGGGAAGCCCTGCTGCGCCTCTTGCAGGTGTGCGGCGGCCTGCTGGCCTCCAGCGACCCCCTGATGCTGCTGGAAAAGCAAGACCTGGATGTGCTGCGCACCTCCCTGGATTTCCAGCCCAGAGACTTGCCGCGCACCCTGCAGGAACGTTTCGGGGTGGCCCCCACCCATTACCACACCGTCACCTTCAACCTGACCGAAGATTTGCAGGATGGGATTTTTCCGCACGGCAGTCGGGTGGAGCGGGTGCTGGAGAGGGTGTGA
- the rpiA gene encoding ribose 5-phosphate isomerase A: MSLEALKEQAAIKAVSHIQSGMRVGLGTGSTAKYAILELARKLKEGELTDIVAVATSIDSERLARENGITVLDLDPTPLDIAIDGADEISPSLDLIKGLGAALLREKIVEVQAREFIVIADHTKLVSHLGQKAPVPVEVVQFGIQSTLQRLARFGEPKLREKNGELLITDNGNYIADLRFSHPNPIALEHSLKSTLGVVDTGFFLGMAARAIVAHEDRIEEFSRD, encoded by the coding sequence ATGAGCCTGGAGGCCCTTAAGGAGCAGGCTGCCATCAAAGCGGTCAGTCACATCCAGAGTGGCATGCGGGTGGGTCTGGGCACCGGGTCCACTGCGAAGTACGCCATTCTGGAACTGGCCCGTAAATTGAAGGAAGGCGAACTGACCGACATCGTGGCGGTGGCGACCAGCATCGACAGTGAACGTCTGGCCCGCGAGAATGGCATCACCGTGCTGGACCTTGATCCCACCCCCCTGGACATTGCCATTGATGGGGCAGACGAGATTTCTCCCAGCCTGGACCTGATCAAGGGGCTGGGTGCCGCCCTGCTGAGAGAAAAGATCGTGGAGGTGCAGGCCAGAGAATTCATCGTGATTGCAGACCACACCAAACTGGTGTCCCATCTGGGCCAGAAAGCTCCAGTGCCAGTGGAAGTGGTGCAATTCGGAATTCAGAGCACCTTGCAGCGCCTTGCCAGATTTGGGGAGCCAAAACTCAGAGAGAAGAACGGTGAGTTGCTGATCACCGACAATGGAAACTACATTGCGGATTTGCGCTTCAGCCATCCCAATCCCATTGCGCTGGAACACAGCCTGAAAAGCACCCTCGGTGTGGTGGACACCGGGTTTTTTCTGGGCATGGCCGCGCGGGCCATTGTGGCCCATGAGGACCGCATCGAGGAATTTTCCAGAGATTGA
- a CDS encoding SDR family oxidoreductase, with product MKHQNALITGGSKGIGYSIAKTLLDAGLNVTITSRKQEDLDAAAASLGHPEKLLAVKADARDYGQLETAVQAHLQKFSALDVVVANAGVGIFKPVQDLTLEDWHAVIDTNLTGVFYTVKATVDALSKTQGYLITISSLAGKNPFAGGAAYNASKFGLNGFTEAAMMDLRTLGIKTTQIMPGSVATYFNNHTPNEQDAWKIQPEDIAQIVQDLLEMNERALPSRVEVRPSQPRKG from the coding sequence ATGAAACACCAGAATGCACTGATCACCGGCGGATCCAAAGGCATTGGATACAGCATTGCAAAAACCCTGCTGGACGCAGGACTGAACGTCACCATCACCTCAAGAAAACAGGAAGACCTGGATGCAGCCGCAGCCTCACTGGGGCACCCTGAAAAACTGCTGGCCGTCAAAGCAGATGCCCGGGATTACGGTCAACTGGAAACCGCAGTGCAGGCCCACCTGCAGAAATTCTCTGCCCTGGACGTGGTGGTGGCCAATGCAGGAGTGGGGATCTTCAAACCCGTGCAGGATTTGACCCTGGAAGACTGGCACGCCGTGATCGACACCAACCTGACCGGGGTGTTCTATACCGTCAAAGCCACAGTGGACGCTTTAAGCAAAACCCAGGGCTACCTGATCACCATTTCCAGCCTGGCCGGAAAAAATCCCTTCGCTGGAGGGGCTGCGTACAACGCCAGCAAATTCGGTCTGAACGGATTCACCGAAGCTGCCATGATGGACCTGAGAACCCTGGGCATCAAAACCACCCAGATCATGCCTGGAAGCGTGGCCACCTACTTCAACAACCACACGCCCAATGAACAGGATGCCTGGAAAATCCAGCCCGAGGACATCGCCCAGATCGTGCAGGATTTGCTGGAAATGAACGAACGTGCCCTGCCTTCACGGGTGGAAGTGCGCCCAAGCCAGCCCAGAAAAGGCTGA
- a CDS encoding ABC transporter substrate-binding protein: protein MKKFVTISSILALSATVSSASAATTVDYWLWDSSQLPAYQQCAKDFQKLNPDINIKISQKGWNDYWTGITTGFVAGTAPDVFTNHLSKYPEFALNGQIVDVSPWIKRDNVKTDIYLEGLYSLWGRDGKQYGLPKDWDTVAIIYNKDMLKKAGISEKTLSSLKWNPRDGGTFEKLIAQLSLDQNGNNGLSRSFDKTKVKQYGFVSPFDPNPYGQTGWSWLAASNGFKYNDGLYATKYYYDDPRLAETIQWLTDLSLKKGLLMPYKDSRGLGANSNFVAGKAALTTDGSWMIKWYIENAKFDVGFALLPVGPTGKRVSMFNGLADSIWVGSKHKEEAWKWVKYLGSDACESAVGKFGVVFPATKKGVSNALAAHKKNGADVSAFTKLTQTKGSTFLFPITDNASEINSIMTTALENVYLGKTDAASALRDANEKVNKLFK, encoded by the coding sequence ATGAAAAAGTTTGTGACCATCAGCAGCATCCTTGCCCTTTCCGCCACCGTTTCCAGCGCCAGCGCAGCCACCACCGTGGATTACTGGCTGTGGGACAGCAGCCAGCTCCCTGCCTACCAGCAGTGCGCAAAAGACTTCCAGAAACTCAACCCCGACATCAACATCAAAATCAGCCAGAAAGGCTGGAACGATTACTGGACGGGCATCACCACCGGATTTGTGGCGGGGACAGCCCCCGATGTCTTCACCAACCACCTCTCCAAATATCCCGAGTTTGCCCTCAACGGCCAGATTGTGGATGTGTCCCCCTGGATCAAACGGGACAACGTCAAAACCGACATCTACCTGGAAGGCCTCTACTCCCTGTGGGGCAGGGACGGCAAGCAGTACGGTCTGCCCAAAGACTGGGACACCGTCGCGATCATCTACAACAAAGACATGCTGAAAAAAGCCGGGATCAGCGAGAAAACGCTCAGCAGCCTCAAATGGAACCCCAGAGATGGCGGCACCTTTGAGAAACTGATCGCCCAGCTTTCCCTGGACCAGAACGGCAACAACGGACTGTCCAGGAGTTTTGATAAAACCAAAGTCAAGCAGTACGGCTTTGTCAGCCCCTTTGACCCCAACCCCTACGGACAGACGGGCTGGAGCTGGCTCGCGGCCTCCAACGGCTTCAAGTACAACGATGGTCTGTACGCCACCAAATACTACTACGATGACCCCAGACTGGCCGAAACCATCCAGTGGCTCACCGACCTCAGCCTCAAAAAAGGTTTGCTGATGCCCTACAAGGACTCCAGAGGCCTGGGGGCCAACAGCAACTTCGTGGCAGGCAAAGCCGCGCTGACCACCGATGGCAGCTGGATGATCAAGTGGTACATCGAAAACGCCAAGTTCGATGTGGGTTTTGCCTTGCTTCCTGTGGGACCCACCGGAAAACGGGTCAGCATGTTCAACGGTCTGGCAGACAGCATCTGGGTGGGCAGCAAGCACAAGGAAGAAGCCTGGAAATGGGTCAAGTACCTGGGAAGTGATGCCTGTGAAAGCGCCGTGGGCAAATTCGGGGTGGTGTTCCCCGCCACCAAGAAAGGCGTGAGCAACGCCCTGGCCGCCCACAAGAAGAACGGCGCAGACGTGTCTGCCTTCACCAAGCTGACCCAGACCAAAGGCAGCACCTTCCTGTTTCCCATCACCGACAACGCCAGTGAGATCAACAGCATCATGACCACCGCGCTGGAAAACGTGTACCTGGGCAAGACTGATGCGGCCAGTGCCCTGAGAGACGCCAACGAGAAAGTCAACAAACTCTTCAAATAA